In Candidatus Brocadia sp., one genomic interval encodes:
- a CDS encoding 4Fe-4S dicluster domain-containing protein, which produces MAVIKIKESYCKGCLLCVPVCHNKSLVVSDVINEHGLHPVKFREDAECDGCKKCAIMCPDVAIEIYN; this is translated from the coding sequence ATGGCCGTAATTAAAATAAAAGAAAGTTATTGTAAAGGATGTCTTCTTTGTGTCCCTGTATGTCATAACAAATCATTGGTGGTATCCGATGTCATAAACGAACATGGACTGCATCCTGTGAAGTTCAGAGAAGATGCAGAATGCGATGGTTGTAAAAAATGTGCAATAATGTGTCCTGACGTAGCAATAGAGATTTATAATTAA
- a CDS encoding NAD(+)/NADH kinase, with amino-acid sequence MKKILVLGDLSKKKIFDTISGLKLWLEKHVIAEVVDLSKEKKIEKPGAEIAVVFGGDGAILSTCRGLGRNQIPIIGVHMGRFGFLAELMEKNVCASLEKIFIGNYQIRKRMLILCCVERAGKIVNESTGINDGVISRSSLSRLISIKLNIDEEYVSTYRADGLIISTPLGSTAHSLSAGGPLLSPDLNAFIIVPICPHTLTNRPLVVSGNVKIEMEILSQLSGTGFTVDGQVFTELEMGDKIKVEKSDVEVQMIDTGTRTFYGVLREKLNWGGQPNYGRN; translated from the coding sequence CTGGTTTTAGGCGATTTAAGCAAGAAAAAGATTTTTGATACAATTTCCGGCTTAAAATTATGGCTGGAAAAACATGTCATTGCGGAAGTTGTTGACTTGTCGAAAGAAAAAAAAATTGAAAAACCGGGGGCTGAAATAGCCGTAGTTTTCGGGGGAGATGGGGCAATCCTTTCGACATGCAGGGGGCTTGGAAGAAATCAGATACCAATTATAGGCGTGCATATGGGAAGATTTGGTTTTCTGGCAGAGCTTATGGAAAAAAACGTATGTGCCTCATTGGAAAAAATATTTATAGGGAATTATCAGATACGAAAAAGAATGCTCATTTTATGTTGTGTCGAACGTGCCGGTAAAATCGTGAACGAATCTACGGGTATTAATGATGGGGTAATCTCCCGTTCGTCTCTGTCAAGGTTGATTTCTATAAAATTAAATATTGATGAAGAATACGTGTCGACATACAGGGCAGATGGTCTAATTATATCGACTCCTTTGGGCTCTACGGCACATTCATTGTCTGCGGGAGGCCCACTTTTGTCCCCCGATTTAAACGCATTTATCATTGTACCCATATGCCCCCATACCCTTACGAATCGTCCATTAGTCGTTTCAGGTAATGTAAAGATCGAGATGGAAATCTTGTCTCAATTAAGTGGTACTGGTTTTACCGTAGACGGTCAGGTCTTTACCGAACTAGAAATGGGCGATAAGATAAAGGTCGAAAAGTCAGATGTTGAGGTTCAGATGATTGATACAGGCACGCGGACGTTTTATGGAGTGTTGCGCGAAAAATTAAACTGGGGAGGACAACCAAATTATGGCCGTAATTAA